The genomic interval CTCTAAAATTTTAACTGCATCGGCGGCCTGGTCCCGACTAATGCTTATTCCCTTCCATTACACTAAAAACATGCAACACCTGCGGAAAAAGGGCATCTATATATTCAGTAACGCCTCCGGTACTTCCGGGCATTGTAATTACCAGTGTATTCCCGATCAATCCGGCTGCTGACCTTGAAAGCATCGCGGTTGGTATGCGTTCCTGTCCATATTGCCTTGCCGTTTCTGCTATTCCCGGTATTTCACGATCAATCAGTTCAATGACAGCTTCCGGTGTAACATCACGATTGGACAAACCGGTTCCGCCGGTCACCAATATCATTTGGTAAGACAAGCTGGTAAGGCTTTGAATTTTTTCCTGAATAGTTTCTTTATCATCAGGAATAATACTGTAATCGTTTACAGCAATATTAAGCGTCTTTAATTTCTCAATAATTTTTCGCCCTGATTTATCTTCTCCCGCACCACTGGAAATGCTATCGGAACAAACAATAACCGCGGTTTTCAAATTCTCAGGAATTGCTTTTCTATCACTTTTACCTCCTTTTTTCTCTAATAATTTAATATTCCTGATTTCAACACCCTTGTCAATCGGTTTGAGCATATCATACATTGTGAGTGCCACAACAGACGCGCCATGCATTGCTTCCACTTCTACACCCGTTTTATATATTGTTTTGACAGTCAATTCAATGATGACGGACAAATCTTCAATCCTGTAATTTACGGCGGTGTATTCAATTGGAATCGGGTGACAATCCGGTAAAAGATCCGGTGTTTTTTTTACCGCAAGAAAACCGGCCGCTTTGGCCATTTCAAAAACATCCCCTTTCGGTAC from Dyadobacter sp. NIV53 carries:
- the moaCB gene encoding bifunctional molybdenum cofactor biosynthesis protein MoaC/MoaB, with product MVDITHKTNTLRIATAQATVLVSKPETIEAIQNRSVPKGDVFEMAKAAGFLAVKKTPDLLPDCHPIPIEYTAVNYRIEDLSVIIELTVKTIYKTGVEVEAMHGASVVALTMYDMLKPIDKGVEIRNIKLLEKKGGKSDRKAIPENLKTAVIVCSDSISSGAGEDKSGRKIIEKLKTLNIAVNDYSIIPDDKETIQEKIQSLTSLSYQMILVTGGTGLSNRDVTPEAVIELIDREIPGIAETARQYGQERIPTAMLSRSAAGLIGNTLVITMPGSTGGVTEYIDALFPQVLHVFSVMEGNKH